The Hevea brasiliensis isolate MT/VB/25A 57/8 chromosome 1, ASM3005281v1, whole genome shotgun sequence genome has a window encoding:
- the LOC110639626 gene encoding inactive chitinase-like protein 1 isoform X4, translating into MSTRLLGLFTEISSQITFFLISILNQSYIDPEYSRRVSSNSDVYSFGVVLLELITGREPKYQGIDIVSWAKARIGHALNGQYTDFVDSNLQSYDRSEMEWMISCAAVCVYNPFESRPQMKEIVRALEGYGPPKDKAAEQCGWQAGGALCPGGLCCSQYGWCANTPEYCGSGCQSQCDGGGGGEDGGIDLGSIISRSTFEEMLKHRNDAACPAKGFYTYDAFISAAKAFPAFGTTGDVDTRKREIAAFFGQTSHATTGGWPTAPDGPYAWGYCYKEELNQASSYCSPSPAYPCAPGKKYYGRGPIQLSWNYNYGQCGQALGLDLLNNPDLVATDRVISFKAAIWFWMTPQFPKPSCHDVITGQWSPTGHDISAGRAPGYGVITNIINGGLECGRGWDARVEDRIGFYKRYCDMFGVGYGSNLDCYNQKPFGLG; encoded by the exons ATGAGCACT CGTCTCCTAGGATTATTCACCGAGATATCAAGCCAGATAACATTCTTCTTAATATCAATTTTGAACCAAAG TTATATAGATCCAGAGTATTCCAGAAGGGTATCTAGTAACTCAGATGTCTATTCTTTCGGCGTGGTGCTTCTAGAACTTATCACTGGAAGAGAACCTAAATATCAAGGCATTGACATTGTTAGTTGG GCAAAAGCTCGAATTGGACATGCTTTGAATGGACAATATACAGACTTTGTTGATTCAAATTTGCAAAGCTATGATAGAAGTGAAATGGAATGGATGATTTCTTGTGCTGCGGTTTGTGTTTATAATCCTTTTGAGTCTCGCCCACAAATGAAAGAG ATAGTTCGAGCTCTTGAAGGATATGGTCCTCCAAAGGATAAGGCTG CAGAGCAATGTGGATGGCAAGCTGGTGGTGCTTTGTGCCCAGGAGGCCTATGTTGCAGCCAATATGGCTGGTGTGCCAACACACCTGAATATTGTGGCAGTGGCTGCCAAAGCCAATGTgacggtggaggtggtggtgaagATGGCGGCATAGACCTTGGTAGTATCATCTCAAGATCAACGTTTGAGGAGATGCTTAAACATAGAAATGATGCTGCTTGCCCTGCCAAGGGATTCTATACCTATGACGCTTTTATATCAGCAGCCAAAGCATTTCCAGCCTTCGGCACCACCGGAGATGTTGATACACGTAAAAGGGAGATTGCTGCATTCTTTGGCCAGACATCTCATGCAACTACAG GAGGGTGGCCAACTGCACCAGATGGACCATATGCTTGGGGATATTGCTACAAGGAGGAGCTAAATCAAGCGTCGTCTTACTGTTCTCCAAGTCCCGCTTATCCTTGTGCTCCTGGCAAGAAATATTACGGTAGAGGTCCCATCCAACTTTCATG GAATTATAATTATGGGCAATGTGGGCAAGCCTTAGGATTAGACCTATTGAACAATCCAGACCTTGTAGCGACAGATCGAGTCATTTCTTTCAAGGCAGCAATTTGGTTCTGGATGACTCCACAATTTCCAAAGCCCTCTTGTCATGAcgtcatcactggacaatggtcACCCACCGGCCACGATATTTCAGCTGGAAGAGCTCCAGGTTATGGTGTGATAACAAACATCATCAATGGTGGTCTTGAATGTGGTAGGGGTTGGGATGCTAGGGTTGAAGATCGTATTGGGTTTTATAAGAGATACTGTGATATGTTCGGAGTTGGCTATGGCAGCAATCTTGACTGCTACAATCAAAAGCCATTCGGATTAGGGTGA
- the LOC110639626 gene encoding inactive chitinase-like protein 1 isoform X5 gives MEWMISCAAVCVYNPFESRPQMKEIVRALEGYGPPKDKAAEQCGWQAGGALCPGGLCCSQYGWCANTPEYCGSGCQSQCDGGGGGEDGGIDLGSIISRSTFEEMLKHRNDAACPAKGFYTYDAFISAAKAFPAFGTTGDVDTRKREIAAFFGQTSHATTGGWPTAPDGPYAWGYCYKEELNQASSYCSPSPAYPCAPGKKYYGRGPIQLSWNYNYGQCGQALGLDLLNNPDLVATDRVISFKAAIWFWMTPQFPKPSCHDVITGQWSPTGHDISAGRAPGYGVITNIINGGLECGRGWDARVEDRIGFYKRYCDMFGVGYGSNLDCYNQKPFGLG, from the exons ATGGAATGGATGATTTCTTGTGCTGCGGTTTGTGTTTATAATCCTTTTGAGTCTCGCCCACAAATGAAAGAG ATAGTTCGAGCTCTTGAAGGATATGGTCCTCCAAAGGATAAGGCTG CAGAGCAATGTGGATGGCAAGCTGGTGGTGCTTTGTGCCCAGGAGGCCTATGTTGCAGCCAATATGGCTGGTGTGCCAACACACCTGAATATTGTGGCAGTGGCTGCCAAAGCCAATGTgacggtggaggtggtggtgaagATGGCGGCATAGACCTTGGTAGTATCATCTCAAGATCAACGTTTGAGGAGATGCTTAAACATAGAAATGATGCTGCTTGCCCTGCCAAGGGATTCTATACCTATGACGCTTTTATATCAGCAGCCAAAGCATTTCCAGCCTTCGGCACCACCGGAGATGTTGATACACGTAAAAGGGAGATTGCTGCATTCTTTGGCCAGACATCTCATGCAACTACAG GAGGGTGGCCAACTGCACCAGATGGACCATATGCTTGGGGATATTGCTACAAGGAGGAGCTAAATCAAGCGTCGTCTTACTGTTCTCCAAGTCCCGCTTATCCTTGTGCTCCTGGCAAGAAATATTACGGTAGAGGTCCCATCCAACTTTCATG GAATTATAATTATGGGCAATGTGGGCAAGCCTTAGGATTAGACCTATTGAACAATCCAGACCTTGTAGCGACAGATCGAGTCATTTCTTTCAAGGCAGCAATTTGGTTCTGGATGACTCCACAATTTCCAAAGCCCTCTTGTCATGAcgtcatcactggacaatggtcACCCACCGGCCACGATATTTCAGCTGGAAGAGCTCCAGGTTATGGTGTGATAACAAACATCATCAATGGTGGTCTTGAATGTGGTAGGGGTTGGGATGCTAGGGTTGAAGATCGTATTGGGTTTTATAAGAGATACTGTGATATGTTCGGAGTTGGCTATGGCAGCAATCTTGACTGCTACAATCAAAAGCCATTCGGATTAGGGTGA